One window of the Cherax quadricarinatus isolate ZL_2023a chromosome 1, ASM3850222v1, whole genome shotgun sequence genome contains the following:
- the LOC128688916 gene encoding uncharacterized protein isoform X1: MLTEQWQEGEDQARRTQSCAVLKVWLDYAEIFVFDQKLDIRLKVGGKSKQMSSSLVYSNGQEGIRIEFEEGIDFLIADPQKQKLKIQILGNIIQETEKELSFLLNEPHMKSAQLIEFNTGENIFVHLTLYILKPVRKYADNGSYDEHGDNLSANSESKESLTSESASQSKTIASVYTDLEYPVSCAGDSGSPNSETNPFTMTSENTCDNSGPVVSSVTSSSTDSGKGFPFRGSYHVQEGLGKIKLGIRYGQKSHLNITILDTKILQRERGQKTSSAVWKARLIRMNGSKQKIKIKSRADDELHFEHQIACHELCNYILVLTSWNKSKRLSRQPTSQDSTSSFTITVSQDSTSSFTTTVSQDSTISPTFTDYQDITSSLTVSDYMASIKGSTIQPRLFMFPSVVESFQVFYESSFDVILF, from the exons ATGTTGACAGAG CAGTGGCAGGAAGGTGAAGACCAAGCCAGGAGAACACAGAGTTGTGCAGTACTCAAGGTGTGGCTTGATTACGCTGAGATATTCGTT TTTGACCAAAAGTTGGATATTCGGCTTAAAGTTGGCGGAAAGTCAAAACAAATGAGCAGTTCACTTGTGTATTCCAATGGCCAAGAAGGAATACGAATTGAATTTGAAGAGGGCATCGATTTCCTTATTGCAGATCCTCAAAAACAAAAGTTAAAAATCCAG ATTCTTGGCAATATAATTCAGGAAACTGAGAAAGAGTTGAGTTTCCTACTGAATGAGCCTCACATGAAGTCAGCTCAGCTTATTGAGTTCAATACTGGAGAAAACATCTTCGTCCACTTAACTCTTTAT ATTTTGAAACCTGTGAGAAAATATGCTGATAATGGAAGTTATGATGAGCACGGTGATAATTTAAGCGCCAACTCTGAATCAAAGGAGTCACTCACTTCAGAGTCAGCCTCTCAATCCAAAACTATAGCATCAGTATATACCGACTTAGAGTATCCAGTATCATGTGCTGGGGACAGTGGAAGTCCCAACTCTGAAACTAATCCTTTTACTATGACATCAGAAAACACTTGTGATAATTCAG GTCCTGTAGTGTCTTCAGTAACCTCGTCTTCCACTGATTCGGGAAAGGGATTTCCTTTTAG AGGCTCATATCATGTACAAGAAGGTCTTGGGAAGATTAAACTGGGAATAAGATATGGACAAAAGAGTCATTTAAACATCACAATCTTGGATACTAA GATCTTGCAAAGAGAACGTGGTCAGAAGACTTCAAGTGCTGTGTGGAAGGCGCGCTTAATACGAATGAATGGCAGCaagcaaaaaataaaaataaaaagccGAGCCGATGACGAGTTGCACTTTGAACATCAGATTGCTTGTCATGAACTCTGTAATTATATCCTTGTACTAACATCTTGGAACAAATCAAAACGACTTTCTCGTCAGCCAACGAGTCAG gacagcacctccagcttcaccattactgtctcccaggacagcacctccagcttcaccaccactgtctcccaggacagcactatcagccccacatttactgactaccaggacatcacctccagccttacagtttctgactacatggccagtatcaagggcagtaccattcagcccagactttttatgttcccatctgttgtagaaagcttccaggttttctatgaaagcagctttgatgttatcctcttttaa